GACCATATGATGTTTTTTAGAAAAAAAACTTTTTTGATAGTAGCTTTATCTTTATTATTAGGCGTAGTTGCGGTTTTAAATTATAATTATGTGTTAAAGGATAAAAATGTAGCTCAAGAGGATATATTAGAGAAAGAAGGCCCTATGAATGCAGAATTAGTTAAAGGGAAATCAGAAGAAGATATTATGGCCAATAGCAAGAATATTTCTAAAGAGTTTTTTATTGATTATCGTTTGGAAAGAGACAAAAACAGAAGTCAACACATTGTTTTATTGGAGAATATTGTAGGGAATAAGGAAACGGATAAAGATACGAGAGGCCAAGCACAAAAGGAAATGATAAATCTTGTGAAATTAAGTGAAAAAGAAATGGTAATAGAAAATTTAATTCGAGCAAAGGGATTTAATGATGTAATTGTATTTATACATGATGGATATGTAAATGCTATAGTAGATGCAGAGAATTTATCAGCTGCCCATGCGGCACAAATTCAGGATGTGATCTCAAAGGAAACCGGAATAACCCTTGAAAAAATTTCTATAGCTACAACCAATTAATAAAGGGAATGTTTGTTAATTCAATAGGTTTCTGATATAATATATCCATAGTTAAGCCATTGGAGGTGAACAGTTTTGGAGAAAA
The window above is part of the Irregularibacter muris genome. Proteins encoded here:
- a CDS encoding SpoIIIAH-like family protein, whose amino-acid sequence is MFFRKKTFLIVALSLLLGVVAVLNYNYVLKDKNVAQEDILEKEGPMNAELVKGKSEEDIMANSKNISKEFFIDYRLERDKNRSQHIVLLENIVGNKETDKDTRGQAQKEMINLVKLSEKEMVIENLIRAKGFNDVIVFIHDGYVNAIVDAENLSAAHAAQIQDVISKETGITLEKISIATTN